The Kutzneria kofuensis genome includes the window TTCCGACGCCGTGCCGGCGCTGATGGCCGGCAACGCCGTCGTGTTGAAGCCCGACAACAAGACGGCGCTCTCGCCGCTGTACGGCATCCAGATGCTGGAGGAGGCCGGGCTGCCGAAGGGCCTGTTCCAGGTGGTGTGCGGCGAGGGACCCGACGTCGGCCCCACGTTCATCGACCACGCCGACTACGTGATGTTCACCGGCTCCACCGCCACCGGCAAGGTGATCGGCGAGCGGGCCGGCCGCAACCTCATCGGCTGCTGTCTCGAACTCGGCGGCAAGAACCCGATGATCGTGCTCGACGACGCCGACATGGCCGAGACCGTGGCGGGCGCGATCTTCGGCGCGTTCGGCAACACCGGCCAGATCTGCATGCACATCGAGCGGATCTACCTGCCCGAGTCCCGCTACGACGAGTTCAGGAACGCCTTCGTGGCCAGGGCCCGGGCGCTCGACGTCCGCGCCGCCTACGACTTCGGCCCCGAGATGGGCTCGCTCGTCTCCGTGGACCACATGCGCCGGGTCAAGTCCCATGTGGACGACGCGGTGGCCAAGGGCGCCACCGTGCTCTGCGGCGGCAAGCCCCGTCCCGATCTCGGCCCGGCGTTCTTCGAGCCGACGATCCTCGAAGGCGTCACCAAGGACATGCTCTGCGGCGTCACGGAAACCTTCGGACCCGTTGTCGCGCTGCACAGGTACCGCACCATCGACGAAGCGGTCGCGCTGGCCAACGACACCGACTACGGCCTCAACGCCTCGGTCTGGGGCCGCGACATGGCCGCCGCGCACGCCGTGGCCAGGCGGCTCGAATCCGGCAACGTCAACATCAACGACATCCTCGCCACCGCTTACGCCGCCAAGGGAACGCCGTCCGGCGGCGTCAAGAACTCCGGCGTCGGCGCGCGCCACGGCGACCAGGGCCTGCTCAAGTACACCGACGTGCAGAACCTGGCCGTGCTCAAGAAGCAGGTCATGGGTCCACGGCCGGGCCAGGATCCCGAGAAGTACGTCGTGGGCATGCTTTCCACGATGAAGCTCATGCGGAAGCTGCGGATCAGGTAGCCGGCGGGAGGATGCGGCCCAGCGCTGCCAGCGCGGCCTCGTAGCCTCGGTCGGACGGGGCGGCGTAGCCGACGACGAGGCCGTCGAAGGCGGGCATCGTGGCGTCCGGATGCCGGAAGTCGGCCAGCCCGTCGAGGGCGATGGACTGCGCGGCGGCGGCCCGGACGGTGGCCCGCTCGGTCCCGGGTGGCAGGCGCAGCACGGCGTGCAGTCCGGCGACGATACCGGTCGCCGTGATGTGCGGGGCGAGGGCGGCGACCAGACGATCGCGGCGGCTGCGGTACCGCTGGCGCATGCGGCGAATGTGCCGGTCGTAGTGGCCGGATTCGATGAACTCGGCGAGGGTGAGCTGGTCGACCACGCTGGTCCAGGCTTCCCGATCCCCTTTGGCGGCAAGGACGGGCGCGACGAGCGACTCGGGCAGCACCATCCAGCCCAGCCGGACCGCCGGCGACAGGCTCTTGCTCAGCGACCCGAGGTAGACGACCCGCTCCGGGGCCAGGCCTTGCACCGCACCGACCGGTTCCCGGTCATAGCGGAACTCGCCGTCGTAGTCGTCCTCGATGATGAGGTTTCCTCGGCTTCGGGCCCACTCCACCGCACGGACGCGTCGCTCGGAGTGCAGCGGGCCGCCGGTGGGGAACTGATGGGCCGGCGTCAGCATCGCGGCCCGCACGCCCGCCAACTCGTCGGTACGGGCGCCGCGCTCGTCGAGCGGAAGCGGGACCGTGCGAACCGAAGCCGCGTCGAGGATGGATCGGTGAAAGGCGAGCCCGTACGACTCCAACGCCAGCGGGCCGCGCAGCACCTTGCCGCCGAACAGCAGCCGCAGCGCATGGGCGACACCAGAGCACACCACGATGCAATCCGGCGTCGTCCGCACCCCGCGTACCCGCGCCAGGTACTCGGCCAGGGCTCGGCGCAGCTCGGGACGCCCCTGCGGATCACCCACGCCGAAGGCGTCGTTCGGCGCGGCGGTGAACGCGCGGCGGGCGGCGGCCAGCCAGTCCGAGCGCGGGAAGGAAGCCGGATCAGGTTGCCCCTGCTTGAGGTTGTGCGTCGGGGCGGCCGAACGTGCGGGCGCGGCCTTCGCCGCAGGAGAGATCCGAGCCTCGGTGCGCGGCGCCACCTGCGTTCCCGAGCCTTGCCGGGCGACCAGCCACCCTTCGGCGACCAGTTCGGCGTACGCCTCGGCGACGGTGTTGCGGGCAAGGCCGAGGTCGGCCGCGAGGGACCGGTACGGCGGCAGCCTGGTGCCCGGCGCCAGCCTTCCGTCCCGCACGGCGTCACGCAGGGCCCGCATCAGCACCGCCCGGCGGCTGCCGGTGCCGGCCAGCTCCAGGTGCAGGTCACTGCCCAGGCGCGCCGCCGAATTGACCCATGAATCCGCCACGGAATTGAACTCTAGCGAAGGTCTTTCCGGCCCGTAGCGTTGTGCCCGTGACGAACCGACTCACCTTCGCCAAGGCCGCCCGCCCCGCGTTCCGCGCCCTGCTCGCCTTCGACGCCGAGGCCCGCCGCGACCTCGACCCCACCCTCGTCGAGCTGGTCCAGATCCGCGCCTCGCAGCTCAACGGCTGCGCCTACTGCCTGCACATGCACACCTCGGACGCCCGCAAGGCCGGCGAGAGCGAGGAGCGGATGCACATGGTCGCCGTGTGGCGGGAGGCGGCCGGCTTCTTCACGGACAAGGAACGCGCGGCCCTCGACCTGACCGAGGCCGTCACGCTGGTGTCCCGTGCGGGCGTGCCGGAGGCGGTGTACGCCCATGCCGCCGAGCACTTCGGCGAGGAGGAGCTGGCCCGGCTGCTGGCGCTGATCTTCACGATCAACACCTGGAACCGGATCGCCCTGAGCACCGCCAAGGTCCCCGGCACCGACGAGCGGGCGGCGTAGCCCTACCCGTCCTCACGCAGCAACATGCCGCGCCGCCGACACCTACGTGCTGGCCAGCGCCGAGAAGATCGGCGCCGCGTCGCGTTATCGCGTGCTGGGCGTGCACGAGGTCGCCGGCCGTGACGAACTTCGAGCGTGGCCTGTGCCATCACTCCCCCAGGTGCTCGGCGTGACTCGGTGACATGCCACGACTATACGCTCGGAGTATACATTCGCTGTATAGATACATATACGCAGGTCAGAGCGATATAGTCAAAATCAGGGCCGGTGGGTCAGCAGCCAGCGGGAGGCGGCGCGAAGGGCGGTCC containing:
- a CDS encoding succinic semialdehyde dehydrogenase — encoded protein: MTLTPLQLTRPASTTDAFLRQLVARVPGSSAAPWRLTEVYTGELLVELPQSTPADIEQAFATARAAQRTWAATPIKQRLAVFKRAHTIFVDNARTVADLIQVESGKNRQMAIEETCDPPMVMSHYLKRAAKLLAPVRRGGPVPMLTTSTEIRQPKGVVGVIAPWNFPFATGISDAVPALMAGNAVVLKPDNKTALSPLYGIQMLEEAGLPKGLFQVVCGEGPDVGPTFIDHADYVMFTGSTATGKVIGERAGRNLIGCCLELGGKNPMIVLDDADMAETVAGAIFGAFGNTGQICMHIERIYLPESRYDEFRNAFVARARALDVRAAYDFGPEMGSLVSVDHMRRVKSHVDDAVAKGATVLCGGKPRPDLGPAFFEPTILEGVTKDMLCGVTETFGPVVALHRYRTIDEAVALANDTDYGLNASVWGRDMAAAHAVARRLESGNVNINDILATAYAAKGTPSGGVKNSGVGARHGDQGLLKYTDVQNLAVLKKQVMGPRPGQDPEKYVVGMLSTMKLMRKLRIR
- the pdxR gene encoding MocR-like pyridoxine biosynthesis transcription factor PdxR — its product is MADSWVNSAARLGSDLHLELAGTGSRRAVLMRALRDAVRDGRLAPGTRLPPYRSLAADLGLARNTVAEAYAELVAEGWLVARQGSGTQVAPRTEARISPAAKAAPARSAAPTHNLKQGQPDPASFPRSDWLAAARRAFTAAPNDAFGVGDPQGRPELRRALAEYLARVRGVRTTPDCIVVCSGVAHALRLLFGGKVLRGPLALESYGLAFHRSILDAASVRTVPLPLDERGARTDELAGVRAAMLTPAHQFPTGGPLHSERRVRAVEWARSRGNLIIEDDYDGEFRYDREPVGAVQGLAPERVVYLGSLSKSLSPAVRLGWMVLPESLVAPVLAAKGDREAWTSVVDQLTLAEFIESGHYDRHIRRMRQRYRSRRDRLVAALAPHITATGIVAGLHAVLRLPPGTERATVRAAAAQSIALDGLADFRHPDATMPAFDGLVVGYAAPSDRGYEAALAALGRILPPAT
- a CDS encoding carboxymuconolactone decarboxylase family protein, whose amino-acid sequence is MTNRLTFAKAARPAFRALLAFDAEARRDLDPTLVELVQIRASQLNGCAYCLHMHTSDARKAGESEERMHMVAVWREAAGFFTDKERAALDLTEAVTLVSRAGVPEAVYAHAAEHFGEEELARLLALIFTINTWNRIALSTAKVPGTDERAA